In the Rhizophagus irregularis chromosome 8, complete sequence genome, one interval contains:
- a CDS encoding Coronin-like protein crn1 — protein MSITLFCLVKGNTTTNAFPIHIDKGQFVGDLKKAIKAEKQNDFAGVDADKLRLWKVEIGGDHLDDPLKNLKLNDNNELSAINEIGDYWTEKPPKKHIHVLVEPPASNVASSREQELLIRIAALEEKLSKSEYVFDIVVSPKRTKSFKWTVNIEEATLVGLKEYIREEYNPATLENDGAVLRFVSNDVKDAERHSPRNDQDFCKMLRQFVSKDITKFTVVIETPSKAFSDWSFPKVCQLYGLGESDDPSLSVFPPFTCEYKELNDDSSQEILRNLITELNARLKTIPISGNEASKSQYVCSYLVAGANLHEGKFELRPEKNITGPNGHGPVDFAIDLLQTAKTVGVTEVKDEDIFKGIAQNAVQLESALSNRKRKASEMEEDNVFVGKTFGIITDAKEWYFMECSLDDQDRLKFKLSKPVTVVYDSENMGGNVKRVLGHIAWLLEEVQKPDSASQSEERAIKKPRSSGNLTENSLREHS, from the exons ATGTCTATCACGTTATTTTGTCTTGTCAAAGGAAATACCACCACGAACGCTTTCCCTATCCATATTGATAAGGGCCAGTTTGTTGGGGACCTCAAAAAAGCTATAAAAGCGGAAAAACAGAATGACTTTGCTGGTGTGGACGCAGACAAGCTCAGGCTATGGAAGGTAGAAATTGGTGGCGATCACCTTGACGATCCATTGAAAAATCTCAAGCTCAATGACAATAACGAGCTGTCTGCAATAAACGAAATTGGAGACTACTGGACCGAGAAGCCTCCCAAGAAGCATATTCACGTCTTAGTTGAACCACCCGCTTCGAATGTTGCTTCGAGTCGTGAACAGGAATTACTTATCCGCATCGCTGCATTGGAGGAGAAACTTAGCAAGTCTGAATATG TATTCGATATTGTCGTTAGTCCAAAACGAACGAAGAGCTTCAAGTGGACCGTAAACATTGAAGAAGCGACTCTCGTTGGCCTCAAAGAGTATATACGTGAAGAATACAACCCAGCGACACTGGAAAATGATGGTGCTGTTTTAAGGTTCGTAAGTAATGATGTGAAAGATGCAGAAAGACATTCACCTCGGAATGATCAAGATTTCTGTAAAATGCTTCGGCAATTCGTATCAAAGGATATCACCAAGTTTACCGTAGTCATAGAGACTCCCTCAAAGGCTTTTTCAGATTGGTCGTTCCCAAAAGTGTGCCAGCTTTATGGACTTGGTGAATCAGATGATCCTTCATTATCAGTATTTCCACCTTTTACTTGCGAGTATAAAGAACTTAATGATGATTCTTCCCAGGAAATACTCAGGAATCTTATAACCGAACTGAATGCACGTCTCAAGACCATTCCAATCAGCGGAAATGAAGCATCGAAATCACAATACGTATGTTCTTACCTTGTAGCTGGTGCGAATCTACACGAAGGGAAGTTTGAGCTTCGAccagaaaaaaatatcacaGGTCCCAATGGGCACGGACCAGTCGATTTCGCAATTGACCTGCTTCAAACCGCAAAAACGGTTGGTGTGACGGAAGTAAAAGACGAAGATATTTTCAAGGGTATTGCTCAGAATGCCGTTCAACTCGAATCCGCCTTATCAAACCGTAAACGTAAGGCGAGCGAGATGGAAGAAGATAATGTGTTCGTGGGTAAGACTTTCGGAATCATCACGGATGCAAAAGAATGGTATTTCATGGAATGCTCGCTCGATGATCAAGACAGGCTAAAATTCAAACTATCGAAGCCGGTAACTGTTGTGTATGATAGTGAAAACATGGGAGGTAATGTTAAAAGAGTTCTCGGTCATATTGCATGGTTATTGGAGGAGGTACAGAAACCGGATTCAGCTTCTCAAAGCGAGGAGAGGGCAATAAAAAAGCCTAGGTCATCGGGCAACCTTACAGAAAATTCACTTCGTGAGCACAGCTAA